tgtatcttactcttctttttatcctactgtaTTTTAAGTTgattggggacaagcaatagtttaagtttggtgttgtgatgagcggatattttatacgctttttggcatcatttccATATAGTTTTTaacatgttttgtttaagttttattaagttttcataggttttagtgcaaaattcacatttttggattctactttaagtttgtgtgtttttatgcaattttaggtaatttttggcagaaattgaggagttggaaCAAAAGTCTGACTTAGAGATAGAAAAAGCATTGCAGATGCTGtccggatctgacctccttaCACTCGAAAGAGATTTTCTAGAgatacaaaagtccaaatggagcattcgcaatggctatggaaagctaaccttcagatctttccagcaatatataatagtccatgttTTGCTTAAGAgttgaaggcccaaaactggcatccaacgccAGCCTCTTGCCCCACTCCAGGCGTCCAGCACCCAAAGAAGGAAACCAACGTCCAAATGCCCAAAGGGGACCCCTAACCAGTGTTCAATGCCCTAGAGGCCTCaaagcacgtggatctcatcaaagctcagcccaaatacTCACTAAGTGgaccctagaagtggattttagcactaaaagactgttttacccatTCTTATGTAACccttagttattagtttagtatttaaagactTTTACATGTTTTATCGGGATATTCTCCATTTTAGAGGATACACACTTTACacatttattattgtattttctatcagtattAGTTTCTAAACATCCTAGGTTCAGGGGAGGAGCTCtactgagttttatggattaatacaagtattactgtttctcttcaattcgtgtttgattctctattctaagatgtatcttcgttcttcatcaatatgaatgcattgaactggcataagattatcacattctacatgggttcagagtgaatctttcatcggacaatgatgaaccaccAGGTTGATTATATATCTCTTAGACAGCTAATCCACGACtacgttggggacttctcgagacaccagttcagccaatgtatggggagattagggtctatgtggtagaggctagaacccaaaggcGCAGTATCCTCTGATCCGAAAgatttgaccttgtctgtggcgttttgagtaagATCACGAAAAAGAATGGACTgtaggagcttcaccctcaatcagaatggatctGCACTAACCCTGGGGTTTAGATTTAGAGGAGTATTGGCGGCAACTCAAACCTGCgtcaatcacatacagcctgccatagaagaaatcattcacaattgaagaagacagtaaaaCCAGAGTTAATCtagaaggacaaagcatctccaagctTTAACCATCCTCTTATCACTTGATTATAATCAAACCTAGTAATTCCATTTTTTAATCCTTTTATGCAATTAATTAAACAACCTACCAATATCTCCTACtcacctgactaagatctgcaagataaccataggttgcttcaaaccacaatcctcgtgggatcgaccctgactcgctcaggtattacttggacgacctagtgcacttgctggttcagtcGTTCGAAGTGTGCGAATTCGTGCACCATCAGGATTTGGTAATAAAACTCCACAGCAGAGTCTCAAGACTTTAGGGAAGAACGACCTATCTCAATTccttaaattcattaaaaatcctTAAAATCATAGCTTCttgatttgaattaattaagataaaatttaaaccaAAACCAAGTCATGTAACCAAAAACTTCATAAccaatttcaaaaccaaattactTAAAAGAAAACCACTCCATTTAAATTTAAACCATTTTCAGATTCACTCTCAAAACATCACAAACGAAATTATTCAATCAAagtccattttttttaaattcaaaatataaacccTTTTCACATTAAATTCAACcttaaaacataattcatttcttaattaaatcaaaatttaagcaAAATTCTCTTCTAAATAACTTGCACTCAAAATATAATACTTTTCTtaactaattcaaataaaataatataattctcaaattcataattttctaaatatccatttaaaaaaaagtctcagattttataaaaatttcggtAGCACCtctcctaaaacttggactttgccacccttttcaagtcccaaccaaaccattcTGCAACCATTTTCAACgggttcaaaaccaaatcagttCAAAAATAAAGCTGATTCCAAAAAGCCATATCATATTCATATTTTAAGGAAtccaattcaaaattaaataatttttcaacaAATCAAACTCATTtacaaaactttaaaaaaacaATTCAACAAATGTCCGTTTAATGAAACCAAATAATAATCCAATCAAACAATCAATCATATTCCTCCAAAACATCCAAACAGTACATAAGACTTATACAATCACTAAAAAGTGTATTTCACATGTCAATATCCATTTATAacaatttcaaattataaaattgagttTTTAGAAAAATGCCTACTTCGAAAAGTCGAACCCATAAGCCAAGCGCTTTTGAAGAAAACCTTTTCTCTCCCCCCGCGATCGGCGGCAACCGCAACCATAGCTCCACTTGCTTTATTAATGGAAGAAACAGTCTTAATCGCAACATGCAAGCTTGGTtactaaatcctaaaaatattaatatcagGAAAACCACAATAACACGTAACAGAACACATGCGAGATTTCTGAAACAGAGATACTTactgtaataagaaaataaaacagcAGTAGTCTCTGAACCGGTTTGGCGACAACTACCTCAAGTGGCAGCGGTGACCAGAACTTCAGCGGCAGCACTATAACAACATGCAGTGATGATAAAACTTCCGGAATCTCAAAAGAATGTAAACCAAACTCAAAACCCTTACCGACAGTGTTTTCCAGTGAAGGAAGTGATATTCTCCGGCGATAGAGGCAGCTTCTTCCTCTCCCATCCGTGACTAGCCTTGACGGTGGTGGAAGCTGGCAACGACGACGATGGTTCGGACGAGAACGACGATGGCGACTGAGGTCCCACAACGGTGACACAAACCACTTTGTCTCCTTCCTCCGTTTGCGGTTCCAACGGTGCGTGGCGGCAACGAGCATGGACGGTGGCAATCCAGGCTTCACGGACGATTACTGGGTGGCGCGATTCCCTCCTCCTTCGCGACCCTCTCTCTGGCCTCAGTTCTGATCCGCGATGGCGATGACTTCACAGATAGCAGCGACGGCGACGGGCTTCCTCCATGCCTGCGAGCATGACGATGGAGATGCAGTAAGGACGACAGCGAGCTCGACAACAGCAGTGGCGtcttcttttcctctccttcctcggctctctcactctctcttcTCTGTGCTCTTCACGCTCTCTCTCTTCCCTCCTGATGGCGACATGACAACACGGCGGCAGTGATGCCTGCCGGTGCCATCCTCCTTCTCCCCTTtcccttcctcttcttcttcgtcgACACCTCCTTGCGCCTCCCtctcctctctttcttttttcttttttctttctttcttttttagcaACTACTACGATGTTGTGTGTTGAattctgtgtgtgtgtgtgtgtgtgtgttaccGAAGGAGAAAGATCGCGGCTAGGGTTTTTTGGGTAAGGAGAATCTTGTGTTTGAGTGtaatagggttagggttagatgaaaaattaagattttgatTTGGAAATTTTTGGGTTTAATTAGAGTaggataattttaataaattgggattatttagaatgaaaataaggtgattaagtgtaaatatgattaaaaataattgaatactatgtacagtaacaaattgatattattgaagaataaaattaaaatttatttctatgtatcgtttttgtccccaacgttttagtcctatttacgtccctaacgtttcaaaatcgtctcaattttgtcccgccgttaattttattaacgaatccctaacggcaggacaacattgagtcaattttaaaacgttagggacgtaaataggacgattgaaacgttagggacaattttgagatttaccccaaacgttggggacaaaaacaatactttactcaattatatatatatagaagtgGTCGTAATATCCTTACTATTAAAGTGGTGTAGGCAGAAGTGTGATATTCTCGTGGTGACGGTATTACACCAGGCCCAAATTCTCTCTATGGCCTGAACTAGCTAAAAAAACTGGAAACCTCTaaccaaaatttaaattcaaacacCCTTCTTATCTTAGccaataagataaaataagataacgaaaacaaactatataaaaaatctaaagatTTATTCAGATACCTTACACATTTCTAATCCATACCTATACCTCTTAAACTCATTTTAACTTGAGCATTGAAGGTACCATCTCCACTCCTGAAATCCGATCACATGATCACCAAGACTGATGAATCTACCTCTTAAACTCATTTTAACTTGAGCATTCGAGGTACCATCCCCGCTCCTGAGATCCGATCACATGATCACCAAGACTGATGAATCTTCGATTCTTTTCTCAAATCATACTAGCAAAATTCTATACATTTTTAATTtctcaattattttttctttgtactcattttttatttggacattatttttgtcattttactattattttgttttaaattataacATGAAATCAATTGCTCCTCCTATTTTCTAATTGATATTTGAACTATTTTCTCTTATTAGTATAACCATACAATTTGTTTATAAAGAACATACAAATGTCTACtgcaatatttattttttttcttattctattattttattctaattatgtcagaaataataatttttgtctTATTCAATTCACAATATtcgtattttatttatatttatgttataGTATTATTGTACAAGACTTTGCTGATACGGATGAAAGAAGGATCGAAAATTTGTCGATCTTTGTGATGACGCGATCGAACTTCTAAAGCGATAGAAGTAGTACATGCAAAGATACTTTAACGCTCAAGTCAGATCAAGTCTAAGAGATATAGAGTAGTGGTGTGTGTAATGTAACTGAGGGAATCTTTGcctttctttttataatttgtcttgttatcttatcttattagTTAAGATAAGAGaagtatttgaatttaaatattagttATGTTCCCAGCTTCTTGGTCAGTTTGGGCCATAAAAATGTCATGGGTTTGAGAACCAGATCGTCGTTGGACCGTTTAAGACTTTAGATGCTAGGTCTGAaacaattataatataataatatgtttaataattatttagaaATATTTATACAGTAATAATGAATACTAtatattttgtagaaaaataagtaatgaatacgttttaaattttaaagtctaaattttaaattttatatcttaaatattaaattttaaattctaaatactaaactttaaatttaaaactctaaataCGAGCTactgatttaaataataataaatgacgagataaaatttatttaattgataaaGAATACAAGATTCTTTACTTAATAAAAAACGTTTATGgatgaattatatatcaaataactatttaaaaatatttatgcaataaaatagaagatatacaaattaaataactaataaaaagtggctaattttttatataaaaaaatattaatatttttgttgaaaatgagattatttaatataattacaaGTAGAGAGTCAATACATAGGATACTGGACTCGTATTATAAAAAAGATAcgcatataaaatatatgtatacataTTTTATGTTTGAAATATAAACACACAAGAcacataaattattaaaaagattatAATATTCTCATTATCTATTTAGTTAAGTACACAAATTTTGTGTATTTGTGTACTTGCGTGTCCTTTCGTGTCTGGTAAAAATCTCAAATGCTGTCTTagtattatattaatattttctatACATTTATAATACTATGATACattttaaatatcaatatttaactaaaaaaaatgtagagaattaatatttttattgaaatttagcCAGTacttaactataaaaaaaatgaataatcctACACTATTAAATACTATCtcataccattaaaaatattaataataactaattgatGACCAAACATCACAAATTCTATTAATCCCCTAACACTTCTCTTAATCAAAACATCATTTTCATtagcatattaaaaataatttctgataaAAGTAAACTTAAAAAAGTTTAAACCGgacaaattgaataaaaattttcgtCATAATCATATTTACATTTACCCTCCTGTCCAAAATAAAAACCGTTAGTACATTCCAATAcgctatttagtatttattacaAACCAACATCTGTCATTTAGCGCCACCTTGCATCATCTCCTCCTCCCTGCTTCCAATGACATCAAAACAAATCCCACAAACAACTGCGATTCCACGTCAGGCCAATGGGGAAGCCATACCGTAGCCCATAACTCCATAAGCATCAAGCAACATGTTTCTTGTTTATTCTTCTTTGGTCTGTTAATAATTGTTTGTTATCTATAGAAACTGAAATTCTATGTATCTAGAAGCTTATAAAAAACACACATTGCTGAAATGCCCATAGCGCACTTTTCTGACTTGCTTCCGTGTCACCGTTCCGGTATCTTTATCCATCCATTTCAGATCCCAATGCCTCTCCTCCCTTCTTCCTATCTCTTGTTTTCATTCCATTTTTCCATTTCAATTCATATATTCAACGCAGACTCTCGTTCTCGCTAggccttctcttctttctttggcTTAGCGGGAACatttcttcttttcattttatttaatttattttttttaaatattatttcttgTTCGTTGCTATTTGATCCATTTCTGATATTTCGCATCTCAGGAAAATTGACAATTCATTCGttcttatcttaaaattttGCAATTGAAGATCTGAATTCACTCAAATTTGATTGCATCTGAacgaaattaaattaaatataaagtgATGCATGATCTACCTATTTACATGTAATATATGCACTTGCTGAATCTGTTGGTTGTTCTTCCATTTGATTGTACTCCTTCTTTGGAGTGAtccatttaatttttctttggtcTATAAGACATAATTAATTGCCAAAACACCTTCATTTTCAGAGAACTCTTGGAGGGTTACTTGGTCCCTTCAGAGTTTTCAGTTgtgagaagaaaaagagagagccCTTACTTTTAGGTTTTGATCAAAAGGGATGGATCGTATAAGTAATGAGGCTACTGTTGAGGTTTTCCCAATTGGCCCTGCGACCATTTTTGGCAGAGCAATTGCATTTAGGGTTCTTATGTGCAAATCTATGTCACATTTGAGGCATCAGCTACTATTGATATTGGTGGATACCTTCCGAAGGGTTAGGGGATTTTGGGTACCAGTTATATCATCATTTCATCCTAGGAATCCTCAGGGGTTATTAGCAATGATCACAATTGTTGCATTCTTGTTGAGACGGTATGCGAGTGTGAGGGTAACGGCCGAGTTGGCCTATAGAAGGAAATTCTGGAGTAATATGATGCGAGCCGCGTTGACTTATGAGGAATGGGCTCATGCAGctaagatgcttgataaagagACACCAAGGATGAATGAAGAGGACCTGTATGATGTAGAATTGGTGAGCAATAAGCTTCAAGAGCTTCGCCAGCGCCGGCATGAGGGATCTCTAAGGGATATTATATTTTGTATGAGAGCTGATCTTGTTAGAAATCTAGGTAATATGTGTAATCCTGCTCTCCATAAAGGCAGGCTTCAGGTGCCGAGATTGATCAAGGAGTACATTGATGAGGTATCAACTCAGTTGAGAATGGTGTGTGACTCTGATTCGGAGGAGCTTTCATTGGAAGAGAAGCTCGCATTCATGCACGAAACGAGACATGCGTTTGGGAGGACGGCTTTGCTGTTAAGTGGGGGTGCTTCCCTTGGAGCTTTTCATGTTGGTGTTGTTAAAACTCTGGTAGAACATAAACTTATGCCTAGGATAATTGCTGGTTCCAGTGTAGGATCGATTATATGTGCTGTAGTTGCCACTAGATCTTGGCCTGAGCTTCAAAGCTTTTTTGAGGATTCGTTACACTCATTGCAGTTTTTCGATCAAATGGGTGGGATTTTTAGTGTTGTGAAGAGGGTCACAACATTAGGTGCAGTTCATGAGATCAGACAGTTGCAAATGATGTTGAGGCATCTAACCAGCAATCTTACATTTCAAGAAGCTTATGACATGACGGGTCGCATTCTTGGAATTACTGTTTGCTCTCCAAGAAAGCATGAGCCACCTAGATGCCTTAACTACTTGACTTCACCTAATGTTGTAATATGGAGTGCGGTCACTGCTTCTTGTGCCTTTCCTGGGCTTTTCGAGGCACAGGAATTGATGGCGAAGGATAGAAGTGGACAGATTGTACCTTACCATCCTCCATTTAATCTGGGTCCTGAAGAGGGATCATCATCAGCACGGCGATGGAGGGATGGTAGCTTGGAGATGGATTTGCCAATGATGCAGTTGAAAGAGTTGTTCAATGTCAATCATTTTATAGTTAGTCAGGCCAATCCTCATATTTCACCATTGTTGAGGATGAAAGAGTTTGTGCGAGCTTACGGAGGTAACTTCGCTGCCAAGGTATGTATACGGACTTGCAATCTTCAGAAACTCAATAATTGTCGCATTTTCTCTGAATTGAATTTTCGCTTCCACATGGAGATGATATGTGAAGTTGGTCCTTATTGTTACAGACACCTAGACGAAGGTTTACATTTATCCATTTATAATTCCTTATCTCTGTTCATGCTTTAAGATTTTCTATCCATAACAGATTAAGATTTGGGCATCTTCTGATGCCAGCTAGCAGATATCATGCATTTAGTACTTATTACTTGCTTGACTAATTACTGTGGATTTTCTGGCGTCTACTATTCCAAACCCAGATCCTTGTAACTTCTTGCCCAGAAACTTACATGGTTAAATTTTCTCAGTAATGTCATCGTTTGATTCCAAACTAACCATAGGCTTGCCTTCCTAATCAGAATATCTGCTGCAATGGAGAGTTCTTGAATTCAAATAATGACTTTCTgtgtaaaaaacaaaaataaactgTTGCACTTATATAGAGAAACTATTTAATCAGAAGTATGTTCTTGCCTTGATATACATTCACAATATGCACCGATAACATTCAATGTGGCTTTTGATTTTGtagcttgctcatcttgtggAGATGGAGGTGAAACATAGATGTAATCAGATACTTGAGCTCGGATTTCCCTTAGGTGGAATTGCCAAGCTGTTTGCTCAAGAGTGGGAGGGTGATGTAACTGTTGTTATGCCTGCAACTCTTGCTCAGGTATGTTTCTAAAGCTTACTTGATTACGCTGCTTGCTATGTCATTTATCTGAATTGAGATAAGCAAAGGAAAAATGTGAAGGATGTTTTCATCTTACATTTAGTGAAAACAAAAAGGGCAGTCTAGTGCAAAGCATCTTGCACGACTTAGGGTCCAGGAAAAGATCGCACCCATAGGATGTAATTAGGTAGCCTAACCTAATGCAAGCATTAGTAGCTGATTCCATGGTTTAAACTTTGTGACTTTGAGTCAGATGGCAACAACTCAACTGTTTCTCTAAGACACTCGTTCTTACATTTAACAAAAGATTTATCAACTTATTTATGCATAATTCTTCTGAGATAACTCAGTGGACTCCTGAATAACTTTTTTTTCCCTTGTTTCATGCACCAGTACTCGAAAATTATACAGAATCCTTCATATATGGAACTTCAAAAGGCAAACAACCAAGGGAGAAGATGCACCTGGGAGAAGCTTTCAGCCATAAAAGCTAATTGCGGAATTGAGCTTGCTCTTGATGAGTGTGTTGTAATGCTCAATCATATGAGAAGACTCAAACGAAGTGCTGCAAGAGCGGCAGCTGCTGTTTCTTCTCAAGGTTCCGGTTTTCCCCCAGCTGTCAAGTTCTGTGGTGCAAAAAGAATTCCTTCATGGAATGTTATTGCACGAGAAAATTCAACAGGATCCCTTGAAGATCTTATTCTAGGTGCTAACGGTCCCAATGAAACCTCCGgtaaaaattggaagtccaaCCGTAGCGCATATGATGGAAGTGACTGCGAATCTGAATGTAGTGACTCAAATTCTTGGACAAGAACTGGGGGGCCTTTAATGAGAACTACTTCGTCCAATCTGTTCATTGACTTCGTCCAGCACTTAGAAATCGATATTGAACCAAGTTCAAGCATGCCAGGTCGTACTACGCCTCACGATTTTCAATATCACAGTCCCAGGGTGACAACACCGGATAGGAGCTCCCCAGAATCTGACCAGAGGGAAAACGGCAACAAGGTTTTCACGAATGGATCTAGCATAATGGTAACTGAAGGCGATCTTTTGCAGCCTGAAAGGATCCATAATGGGATTGTGTTCAATGTTATCAAGAAAGAAGACTTGTCACCTTCAAGTAGGAGTCATGATAGTTTTAGCAATGAAGTCGCCGAGTCTGTCCAAATTTATTGTCCAGGGAAGGAGATGGACACTGCTAGCACAGTTTCGGATTCCGAAAATGGCGACAATGAAACAATTCTCCCAGACAACAACTCCGAAATTGATTCCAGTGCCGATTTGGGTAAGGATAAAACCGTTGCTGACCATTAACTGTTGGCAATTTTCCCTGGTGACTTCAATACTTCGATGCTATTGAATGTAGATTGTTAATAGCATGAAATTTGGTCTTGCCAAGGAAAATATTTACTTACCCTTATAAGTTATGTGTTCTTAGTGTAGATCATTACTCCCACTTATGAAAATATCTTCACGCCAAAGATTTGTTTACTGTTGTATTTTGACGGGTATATGTATAGCTGTTAATCAAGGTTACTCAGAAATGCAGCGAAAGTAAAAAGGGGTTTCTTTATCGTACAAGTGCATTCCTTTTTCTAACTTAAAATTTGCAGCAGTAGCCAGTTACTTAAGCAAATGAATGAAATAATATATCTTTCTCCAAACAATATATTAAGGTCGAGTCTATCATGATTACTGTTGGGTTGTAGTTATACAATTTTAACAGAAAAAAATGTTGGCTACGATAGTTATATGACTTTGAGAACACTTAAAAGtgtttaaaattaaagtcatatttattatatattttttatgattttttatttttttattaattaaaaatattttaaatattaaaaatattattttaattttaaatattttttaaatattactaaaattatataGCCATAGAGactataaaaataatcatcGTAGTAAGCACCAGATATTAATGCATGGTTGCTTAATTATACCTCTGATCAGTCTCAGAACCAAATTGTACTTTCTTTCCACTTTGATCTTCAACTTTAATGTTGAAGTCTTCAACAAGTAATGATCCATCAGCATGCCTTCCAGCAATTGCAGTACCAGTAGCCCTTGTTGcaagtaataaattttagataaaagagccacaaaaattcaatatataacaaaatcaatGATATtacatatacataaaaaaatcagTCATCAAATCAGTCACTCTTAAGTGAAAAAATCAGTCATCAAA
This sequence is a window from Arachis duranensis cultivar V14167 chromosome 2, aradu.V14167.gnm2.J7QH, whole genome shotgun sequence. Protein-coding genes within it:
- the LOC107474548 gene encoding triacylglycerol lipase SDP1-like, with protein sequence MDRISNEATVEVFPIGPATIFGRAIAFRVLMCKSMSHLRHQLLLILVDTFRRVRGFWVPVISSFHPRNPQGLLAMITIVAFLLRRYASVRVTAELAYRRKFWSNMMRAALTYEEWAHAAKMLDKETPRMNEEDLYDVELVSNKLQELRQRRHEGSLRDIIFCMRADLVRNLGNMCNPALHKGRLQVPRLIKEYIDEVSTQLRMVCDSDSEELSLEEKLAFMHETRHAFGRTALLLSGGASLGAFHVGVVKTLVEHKLMPRIIAGSSVGSIICAVVATRSWPELQSFFEDSLHSLQFFDQMGGIFSVVKRVTTLGAVHEIRQLQMMLRHLTSNLTFQEAYDMTGRILGITVCSPRKHEPPRCLNYLTSPNVVIWSAVTASCAFPGLFEAQELMAKDRSGQIVPYHPPFNLGPEEGSSSARRWRDGSLEMDLPMMQLKELFNVNHFIVSQANPHISPLLRMKEFVRAYGGNFAAKLAHLVEMEVKHRCNQILELGFPLGGIAKLFAQEWEGDVTVVMPATLAQYSKIIQNPSYMELQKANNQGRRCTWEKLSAIKANCGIELALDECVVMLNHMRRLKRSAARAAAAVSSQGSGFPPAVKFCGAKRIPSWNVIARENSTGSLEDLILGANGPNETSGKNWKSNRSAYDGSDCESECSDSNSWTRTGGPLMRTTSSNLFIDFVQHLEIDIEPSSSMPGRTTPHDFQYHSPRVTTPDRSSPESDQRENGNKVFTNGSSIMVTEGDLLQPERIHNGIVFNVIKKEDLSPSSRSHDSFSNEVAESVQIYCPGKEMDTASTVSDSENGDNETILPDNNSEIDSSADLGKDKTVADH